A single window of Arvicanthis niloticus isolate mArvNil1 chromosome 20, mArvNil1.pat.X, whole genome shotgun sequence DNA harbors:
- the Rrp1 gene encoding ribosomal RNA processing protein 1 homolog A — MVPGVPLPPEVQLAQRLAGNEQVTRDRALRKLRKYIVARSQRATGGFTPDELIKVWKGLFYCMWMQDKPLQQEELGTTIAQLVHAFQTMEAQHLFLRAFWQTMIREWVGIDRLRLDKFYMLMRMVLNESLKAVKIQGWEERHIEQLLELLTTEVLNPESQAPSGVKSHFLEIFLEELTKVGAAELTANQNLQFIDPFCQIAARTKDSLVLHKIIQNILLTIVEQAPLAIEDLMNELDTQRGEGEASGGDDGDGGDDGDGDDGDSDDGDDGDGDDSDSDDGDSDDGDGDDGGDGGDGDAGDGGDSDESSEGEQDLQDTTPKKLPAGTLHRADPEAGKEQAWDNEENTGPVLQFDYEAVANRLFELASRQSTPSQNRKRLYKVIQKLRVLAGGTFPEDDVPEKAYKKLLEGRRERKKKKKRLPRPQPQDKEVESEAAASSADPNPGRKRKMSRKTDEKAGQREPPGKRRKPGARAKGAGAQQAQRKRKQPSQSTE, encoded by the exons ATGGTTCCCGGAGTGCCGCTCCCGCCGGAGGTCCAGCTGGCGCAGCGCCTGGCGGGCAATGAGCAGGTGACGCGGGACCGCGCGTTGCGGAAGCTGCGGAAATACATCGTGGCCAGATCGCAGCGGGCGACAG GTGGCTTTACCCCAGATGAACTGATAAAAGTATGGAAAGGACTCTTTTACTGCATGTGGATGCAGGACAAGCCTCTCCAGCAG GAAGAACTAGGAACGACCATTGCCCAGCTTGTCCATGCTTTTCAGACTATGGAGGCAC AGCACCTGTTCCTGCGGGCCTTCTGGCAGACCATGATCCGGGAGTGGGTGGGCATTGACAGACTGCGCCTGGATAAGTTCTACATG CTCATGAGGATGGTCCTAAATGAGTCGCTAAAGGCTGTGAAGATacaaggatgggaagagag aCATATTGAGCAGCTGCTGGAGCTGCTAACCACCGAGGTACTGAACCCTGAAAGCCAGGCCCCCAGTGGGGTGAAGAGCCACTTCCTAGAGATCTTTCTGGAGGAGCTGACCAAAGTGGGTGCTGCAGAG CTCACCGCAAACCAGAACTTGCAGTTCATCGACCCCTTCTGCCAGATAGCAGCCCGCACTAAGGA TTCCCTGGTTTTGCATAAGATCATTCAGAACATCTTATTGACGATTGTGGAACAGGCCCCCTTGGCCATTGAGGACCTCATGAATGAACTggacacacagagaggagagggcgAAGCGTCAGGCGGTGATGATGGGGACGGCGGCGATGATGGGGACGGTGACGATGGGGACAGTGACGATGGGGACGATGGGGACGGTGATGACAGTGACAGTGACGATGGCgacagtgatgatggtgatggtgatgatggtggtgatggtggtgatggtgacgcCGGAGACGGTGGTGACAGTGACGAGTCCTCAGAGGGCGAGCAGGATCTGCAAGACACAACTCCCAAGAAGCTGCCTGCAG GTACCCTACATAGGGCTGACCCTGAGGCAGGCAAGGAGCAGGCATGGGATAATGAGGAAAACACTGGCCCCGTCCTCCAG TTTGACTACGAGGCAGTTGCTAACAGACTCTTCGAGCTTGCCAGTAGACAGAGCACCCCTTCTCAGAACAGGAAGCGCCTCTACAAAGTGATCCAAAA gCTGCGGGTCCTGGCTGGAG GCACTTTCCCTGAGGATGATGTCCCTGAAAAAGCCTACAAGAAGCTGCTGGAAGGGAGGCGGGAacggaagaagaaaaagaagcgcTTGCCCAGACCGCAGCCCCAGGATAAGGAAG TGGAGAGCGAGGCAGCAGCCTCAAGTGCAGACCCAAACccgggaaggaagaggaagatgagcagGAAGACGGATGAGAAGGCTGGCCAAAGAGAGCCtcctgggaagaggaggaagcccgGGGCTAGAGCCAAGGGGGCTGGAGCCCAGCAagcacagaggaagaggaaacagcCATCACAGAGTACGGAATGA
- the Cstb gene encoding cystatin-B, whose product MMCGGPSATMPATAETQEIADKVKSQLEEKENQKFGVFKAVSFKRQVVAGTNFFIKVDVGEDKYMHLRVFQPLPHENKPLSLTSYQTNKEKHDELSYF is encoded by the exons ATGATGTGTGGCGGGCCATCCGCCACAATGCCGGCCACGGCCGAGACGCAGGAGATCGCCGACAAG GTGAAGTCCCAgcttgaagagaaagaaaatcagaagttcGGTGTCTTTAAAGCTGTGTCCTTCAAGAGACAGGTAGTGGCCGGCACCAACTTCTTCATCAAG gtTGATGTTGGAGAAGATAAATACATGCACTTGAGGGTGTTCCAACCCCTCCCTCATGAAAACAAGCCTTTGTCCTTGACTTCTTACCAgaccaacaaagaaaaacatgatgAGCTAAGCTACTTCTGA